Proteins encoded in a region of the Equus asinus isolate D_3611 breed Donkey chromosome X, EquAss-T2T_v2, whole genome shotgun sequence genome:
- the EZHIP gene encoding EZH inhibitory protein, with amino-acid sequence MATQSCWEKEQKQQQGEENQVAPAPGGARGTGSPRASVPTVCSDGSLPDGGAPRGGTAGSSSSCATAAGAISVTADAPWLPSMDCAQERGPSALQAGRGPHAEPSRVVPETGRGIQAAHVGSAATMGRATRGAGQARGRPTHTTSPRDGRGRRQPSRHRDEAARAPKPPERCLFPGAPGPQWSEPLPPSPPKSQPSSSRPSRASPPSHAPPPGPALPSQAKATGPALRSRRTPPGPALRSPASEPRDAVLRRRPAPAPGPAVRRRRAPSPGPAVRRRRAPSPGPAVRRRPAPAPGPAVRRRPAPAPGPAVRRRRAPSPGPAVRRRPAPAPGPAVRRRPAPAPGPAVRRRRAPSPGPAVRRLRAPSPGPAVRRRPAPAPGPAVRRRPAPSPGPAVRRRRAPSPGPAVRRRRASSPGPAVRRRRASSPGPAVRRRPAPAPGPAVGRRAPSPGPAVRRRHAPAPGPAVRRRPAPAPGPAVRRRPAPAPGPAVHRRGAPSAGPAVRRHRAPAPGPAVRRRRAPTAGPAVCCRRASVPGPAVHRRAPGPGPPLRSRASGSGPALQSRASGPGPALQSRTGRLGPALRSSSTTPGLVPRSRATQRRSAACSRPSLPGPAGQGPPSSPGFALRRPALHSSSSFPDAEVPSLAPQPRWRAVRMRASSPSPPGVICFLIHFNGWMECAWD; translated from the coding sequence ATGGCCACCCAGTCGTGCTGGGAGAAGGAGCAGAAGCAACAGCAGGGTGAGGAGAACCAGGTCGCCCCTGCCCCTGGCGGCGCCCGCGGGACTGGCAGTCCCCGTGCGTCGGTCCCCACAGTCTGCAGCGACGGGTCTCTGCCGGACGGCGGCGCCCCACGCGGCGGCACAGcaggttcctcctcctcctgcgccACGGCCGCCGGCGCCATTTCGGTCACTGCTGACGCCCCGTGGCTGCCCTCCATGGACTGTGCGCAGGAGAGGGGGCCTTCTGCCCTCCAGGCCGGCCGTGGTCCCCACGCAGAGCCGAGCCGCGTGGTGCCCGAGACGGGCCGAGGTATCCAGGCCGCGCACGTGGGCAGCGCGGCCACCATGGGGCGGGCCACGAGGGGCGCTGGCCAGGCCCGCGGGCGTCCGACCCACACCACGAGCCCAAGGGACGGCCGTGGGAGGAGGCAGCCCAGCCGCCACCGCGACGAGGCTGCCCGGGCTCCGAAGCCTCCAGAGCGCTGTCTCTTTCCTGGGGCTCCCGGGCCTCAGTGGTCCGAGCCCTTGCCGCCATCTCCTCCCAAGTCGCAGCCCAGCAGCAGCCGCCCTTCTCGGGCTTCTCCGCCGAGTCACGCACCGCCGCCTGGCCCTGCCCTTCCAAGCCAGGCCAAAGCAACCGGCCCCGCTCTGCGCAGCCGCCGCACCCCACCCGGCCCTGCTCTGCGCAGCCCTGCATCTGAGCCACGCGATGCTGTCCTCCGCCGTcgccctgcacccgcgccaggccctgcAGTCCGCCGTCGCCGTGCAccctcgcccggccctgctgtccgccgtcgccgtgcaccctcgcccggccctgctgtccgccgtcgccctgcacccgcgcccggccctgctgtccgccgtcgccctgcacccgcgccaggccctgcagtccgccgccgccgtgcaccctcgcccggccctgctgtccgccgtcgccctgcacccgcgccaggccctgctgtccgccgtcgccctgcacccgcgccaggccctgctgtccgccgccgccgtgcaccctcgccaggccctgctgtccgccgtctccgtgcaccctcgcccggccctgctgtccgccgtcgccctgcacccgcgcccggccctgctgtccgccgtcgcCCTGCACCCtcgccaggccctgctgtccgccgccgccgtgcaccctcgcccggccctgctgtccgccgccgccgtgcatcctcgcccggccctgctgtccgccgccgccgtGCATCCTCGCcgggccctgctgtccgccgccgccctgcacccgcgccaggccctgctgtcggccgccgtgcaccctcgcccggccctgctgtccgccgtcgccatgcacccgcgccaggccctgctgtccgccgccgccctgcacccgcgccaggccctgctgtccgccgccgccctgcacccgcgccaggccctgctgtccacCGTCGCGGTGCACCCTCggccggccctgctgtccgccgccaCCGTGCACCCgcgcccggccctgctgtccgccgtcgACGTGCTCCCACGGCCGGCCCTGCTGTCTGCTGTCGCCGCGCATCTGTGCCTGGCCCTGCTGTCCACCGCCGTGCTCCTGGGCCAGGCCCTCCTCTTCGCAGCCGCGCATCCGGGTCAGGCCCTGCCCTCCAAAGCCGCGCATccgggccaggccctgccctccaaaGCCGCACCGGCCGGCTAGGCCCTGCCCTCCGCAGCAGCAGCACGACTCCAGGCCTTGTCCCTCGGAGCCGCGCCACCCAGAGAAGATCAGCCGCTTGCAGCCGCCCctctctgcctgggcctgctggCCAGGGTCCTCCTTCTTCCCCGGGCTTCGCCCTTCGAAGGCCTGCCCTGCACAGCAGCTCAAGCTTTCCTGATGCTGAGGTCCCAAGCCTTGCTCCCCAGCCCCGTTGGCGTGCAGTCCGTATGCGCGCCTCCTCACCCTCACCTCCTG